The Macrobrachium nipponense isolate FS-2020 chromosome 13, ASM1510439v2, whole genome shotgun sequence genome has a window encoding:
- the LOC135225556 gene encoding uncharacterized protein LOC135225556 — MTVVNALEARFSPEHLECLVRITAYCRRLLLQQNPENYQSHLEPKEIQEAELALFYASQKSLNNQDEVNHKHIKKLDPKFDEKGILRIGGRLHKHHLPHEQRPPVLLVRNSSLAEAFAQMIRRCTGHQGYRVAIALAFKLGVYIIGGARLFKDIAFKCCFCRTRRHLLLGQQVGELPSFRGEPNTPLFSRVALDFFGPIKLKLTRNASTEGSIMIITCTVTRVISLELVDSLSSDAFLCAWRRFTCNHGIHPILAVSDRGCNFIGAQEKLQKWINSWNESLIKDKFAIAGTKFEWKLNTPHASHMNGVVESLIRSCRRGLDAVTDYHHRKFSALEWQTILLEVTYLVNSRPLFPNGPDPLESPTISGNDLLFPHGQPSVLQPYTGNEVNLRSMVVVAQQRIQIFWETWIRYMPPQLVQRSKWFHPKQNLQVGDLVLLLEPGLKGGVAPRGLWRRGLVERIHPGKDGLVRRVTVQTVENGKVVHWERPIHKLCLIATVQELQHGFQAKADKDARN; from the coding sequence ATGACTGTGGTAAATGCCTTGGAAGCCCGGTTTTCCCCTGAGCATTTGGAGTGTCTTGTACGAATAACTGCTTACTGCCGCCGTTTGCTATTACAACAAAACCCAGAAAACTATCAAAGTCATCTAGAACCTAAAGAAATACAAGAAGCAGAACTGGCTTTATTTTATGCAAGCCAGAAGTCTTTAAATAATCAAGATGAAGTTAATCATAAACATATTAAAAAGCTTGACCCAAAGTTTGATGAAAAAGGCATTTTAAGAATTGGAGGCAGACTACATAAGCATCATTTACCCCACGAGCAGAGGCCTCCAGTTTTATTGGTGAGGAATTCTTCCCTGGCTGAAGCATTCGCTCAGATGATTCGTCGATGTACAGGTCATCAAGGATATAGAGTCGCAATTGCTTTAGCTTTTAAGCTTGGAGTTTACATTATTGGAGGAGCAAGATTATTTAAGGACATTGCTTTCAAGTGTTGTTTCTGCAGAACCAGACGTCACCTATTGTTGGGCCAACAGGTGGGGGAACTGCCAAGTTTCAGAGGTGAGCCCAATACCCCTCTCTTCAGCAGAGTTGCATTAGATTTCTTTGgccctatcaagttaaagttgactcGTAATGCAAGCACTGAAGGAAGTATAATGATCATAACTTGCACCGTCACTCGTGTCATATCTCTTGAACTGGTCGACTCATTGTCTTCAGATGCTTTTCTCTGTGCTTGGAGAAGATTTACTTGTAATCATGGAATCCATCCAATTTTGGCAGTAAGTGACAGAGGATGCAATTTCATAGGGGCTCAAGAGAAATTGCAAAAGTGGATAAATTCTTGGAACGAGAGCCTAATAAAGGACAAGTTTGCAATTGCTGGGACAAAATTTGAGTGGAAACTCAACACACCTCACGCTTCTCATATGAATGGTGTTGTTGAATCATTGATCAGAAGCTGTAGAAGAGGTTTAGATGCAGTAACAGATTATCACCACAGGAAGTTCAGTGCTTTGGAATGGCAAACAATACTGTTAGAGGTGACATACCTTGTTAATTCACGACCACTTTTCCCAAATGGACCAGATCCTCTTGAGTCCCCAACTATATCCGGCAATGACTTACTGTTTCCTCACGGGCAACCTTCAGTTCTACAACCATATACCGGTAACGAAGTGAACTTGAGAAGCATGGTAGTGGTAGCTCAACAGAGAATTCAGATATTTTGGGAGACTTGGATTCGTTATATGCCTCCTCAGCTAGTACAAAGATCGAAATGGTTTCATCCCAAACAGAATCTTCAAGTTGGTGATTTGGTTCTTCTTCTGGAACCAGGCCTAAAGGGAGGTGTCGCTCCTAGGGGACTGTGGAGGCGCGGTCTTGTTGAGAGGATTCATCCCGGAAAAGATGGGCTTGTTCGAAGAGTTACTGTTCAAACAGTGGAGAATGGAAAGGTGGTTCACTGGGAGAGACCCATTCATAAACTTTGCTTAATTGCTACGGTACAAGAGCTTCAACATGGATTCCAAGCTAAGGCAGATAAAGATGCTCGAAATTAA